From the genome of Hymenobacter gelipurpurascens:
CGGGGCAGGCTACCGGCGCATGCTGGAGGTATCACCGGCCGGGCGTGCCGGCACCCCGGACGAGGTGGGCACTGTGGGTGCCCTACTGATGGGGCCCGATGGCGCCTTCATCACCGGCAGTGACTTCCTGATGGATGGCGGCGTGACGTCGGCGTATTGGTACGGAGAGCTTGCTGAAAAATAACGGCTGATTTGGCTTCGAGGCCCTTTTTGCATGACTGAATTGCAACGCTTGCTCCTGGCCTATGACCAGCACCGCGCCGATGCGAGGCCTTGCGCCCTAGCCACGGTGGTGGAAGTGCTTGGCTCGGCCTACCGTCGCCCCGGCGCCCGCATGCTCGTCACCGAGGATGGGGAGCTGACTGGGGCCATCAGCGGCGGCTGCCTGGAGGGCGATGCCCGTCAACGGGCCCGCCAAGCTATTTTTCGAGGCCACCCCGCGCTGGTCACCTATGACACGCGGGACGAAGACGACCCGCGTCACGGCCTGGGCCCAGGATGTCAGGGTGTGGTAAGAATTCTACTAGAGCCCCTGGACTTTGCGGCTTCGGACAACCCGGTGGAGATACTAAGGGAGTTTGCCCAGCACCCCGAGCCGGCGGTGCTGGCCACCGTGTTCGAAACCGATGCGTCGGGACTGCGGGCGGCCGTTGGGCAGCGCCTGTTGCTCTCAGCCGCGGGGGTGGTGCGGGGTACTGCCCTCCTGGCAGTACCCTTAGCCGAAGCAGCCCGCGTGGCGCTAGCCCAGAGCCGTTCGCAAGTGCTCGACATTGATACCGATGCGGGTCCGGTGCGGGCGTTGCTGGAAATCCTGACGCCCCCCTTGCGCGTGGTGGTGTACGGAGCCGGCAACGATGCCCAGCCGCTGGTGCGGCTTGGTGCTTCACTCGGCTGGCACATTACGGTGGTTGATGGCCGCCCCAACTTGGCGACGGCGGCCCGCTTTCCCGAAGCCGCAGCAGTGCAGGTGGTATCCGTGCGCGAGCTGGAAGTGCAACGACCTGATGCAGATGCTTACCACGTGCTGCTCAGCCACAACT
Proteins encoded in this window:
- a CDS encoding XdhC family protein, which produces MTELQRLLLAYDQHRADARPCALATVVEVLGSAYRRPGARMLVTEDGELTGAISGGCLEGDARQRARQAIFRGHPALVTYDTRDEDDPRHGLGPGCQGVVRILLEPLDFAASDNPVEILREFAQHPEPAVLATVFETDASGLRAAVGQRLLLSAAGVVRGTALLAVPLAEAARVALAQSRSQVLDIDTDAGPVRALLEILTPPLRVVVYGAGNDAQPLVRLGASLGWHITVVDGRPNLATAARFPEAAAVQVVSVRELEVQRPDADAYHVLLSHNYAYDLAALQTLVFFPAPYIGLLGPRLKAQRLLEELGTAPAAAVEALRERLRSPIGLDLGSETPEEIALCIVAEIQAHRSGRQGQPLRERAGTVHEPA